A genome region from Geobacter pickeringii includes the following:
- a CDS encoding M90 family metallopeptidase encodes MFFLKRLRRSRLARREFPPMWRGIIERNVPFYRMLSLPDREELLRHTRILLAEKYFEGCGGIAVTDEIRVTVAALASLLLLHRQTDYYPFLSSIVIYPDEYVGERRRWDDAGVVTEGAELRVGESWEQGTVVLSWRDVLLDAESPDDGFNVVLHEFAHQLDLEGRITDAGGFLVASPWREIFTREYEQLLADDEAGRETFLDPYGAESPAEFFAVAVETFFEMPAGLKEHHPRLFEALGEYFGQDPAAWGRGG; translated from the coding sequence GTGTTCTTCCTGAAGCGCCTGCGGCGTTCCCGCCTCGCCCGCCGGGAGTTCCCTCCCATGTGGCGCGGCATCATCGAGCGCAACGTCCCCTTCTACCGCATGCTTTCACTCCCGGACCGGGAAGAGCTCCTGCGCCACACGCGGATCCTCCTCGCGGAAAAATACTTTGAGGGGTGCGGCGGCATCGCGGTGACCGACGAGATTCGCGTGACCGTCGCGGCCCTCGCCTCCCTCCTTCTCCTCCACCGGCAGACCGATTACTATCCGTTCCTCTCCTCCATCGTCATCTACCCCGACGAGTACGTCGGCGAGCGGCGCCGCTGGGACGATGCGGGAGTCGTGACGGAGGGGGCGGAGCTTCGGGTCGGCGAGTCGTGGGAGCAGGGGACGGTGGTTCTTTCTTGGCGGGACGTGCTGCTGGATGCGGAGAGCCCCGATGACGGCTTCAACGTGGTTCTTCACGAGTTCGCCCATCAGCTCGACCTTGAGGGGAGGATCACGGACGCCGGCGGTTTTCTCGTGGCGTCGCCGTGGCGGGAGATCTTCACGCGGGAGTACGAGCAACTGCTGGCGGACGACGAGGCGGGGAGAGAGACCTTTCTCGATCCCTACGGGGCCGAGAGTCCGGCCGAGTTCTTCGCGGTGGCGGTGGAGACGTTCTTCGAGATGCCTGCCGGGCTCAAGGAGCACCACCCCCGGCTCTTCGAGGCGCTCGGGGAGTACTTTGGGCAGGATCCGGCGGCATGGGGGCGGGGAGGCTAG
- a CDS encoding alpha-amylase family glycosyl hydrolase produces the protein MTRQEGQETAYFPFELQVSGEAWEQLGLASVRQALPPAGDVPRIMVARQVASRLNRHPALSARPVPAGQLNLYILMLRALRHMVDLYTDTRHPALLTNSASACGYALEGGELGDTVSRFVELFPPAAVLDSAESPAEFLAGDAPDRRRRQRVVKELLLLRVATENRALDPFRLLFDDGELALRSPYRRVMTALEREIGNAPADQALGLTLAELLRAPLKASPDSLAGQLEYIRSHWEPFLPPEVIAEVTTAFGIVAEETRPRWEGAGPPQVLEFGPRGGFLAPDDHYPEPERFSADVDWMPNVVLIAKMVYVWLGQLAKQYGREVTRLDQIPDEELDLLARRGFTGLWLIGIWERSASSQRIKRLCGNPEAISSAYSLFDYTIAADLGGWEALGNLRDRALQRGIRLASDMVPNHTGIYSKWTMEHPDWFIRLDYPPFPTYTFNGPDLSSSPEISLHIEDGYWDKRDAAVVFKHYDHRDGRTRYIYHGNDGTSTPWNDTAQLDYLNPEVREAVIRTILHVAHHFPIIRFDAAMTLAKKHYQRLWFPQPGLGSGVPSRAEHGLTRGAFDAAMPEEFWRQVVDRVAAEAPDTLLLAEAFWLMEGYFVRTLGMHRVYNSAFMNMLKLEENAKYRQTIKNVLEFNPEILKRFVNFMNNPDERTAVEQFGKEKKYLGAAVLLVTMPGLPMFGHGQVEGYHEKYGMEYRRAYWDEPVDEHLVAEHERLIFPLVRRRRLFSGSEGFILYDFFVDGVVNEDVFAYSNRFGDERGIVLYHNRYAATAGWIRSSTARAVSIDSGETVLAQTTLGEALGFNPDGRYYYVFRDYATGLEYIRHGRELCEKGMYVELEAYEYHAFLDFREIRDDDFGTWGALCFGLEGRGAPSIDEEVKLIRFAPLVEAFRGLFTGVPEILGLLAAAPKAGRPRQNAAFAAGVRQFAERFAEGAGSGEEAPALVEAIDSGIGRARRLVAEPEPTPWRGVVGTPAGQFLLLILVVLGGVDDAAAGKGGAAAGGRAGEFGLLRALNDVVAGGAEEIDLPWTAAETASLMAVILRHRTFFAGERESVMRKLLADRDAARFLGVHASGGVRWFVKERFEELLAWLTLAELVTRREELPARRLAALTVAVSELAARAAAGGYRVDHLLEPAGSEGAAAAKERE, from the coding sequence ATGACACGACAAGAGGGGCAGGAAACCGCGTACTTTCCGTTTGAGCTGCAGGTGTCGGGAGAGGCGTGGGAACAGCTGGGTCTGGCCAGTGTCCGCCAGGCGCTGCCGCCGGCAGGGGATGTCCCGCGCATCATGGTCGCCCGGCAGGTGGCAAGCCGGCTCAATCGCCACCCCGCCCTGTCGGCCCGGCCGGTGCCGGCGGGACAGCTCAATCTCTACATCCTCATGCTCAGGGCGCTGCGCCACATGGTGGACCTGTACACCGACACCCGCCATCCGGCACTTCTGACGAACTCCGCTTCCGCCTGCGGCTATGCCCTGGAGGGCGGCGAACTTGGCGACACCGTCTCCCGGTTCGTCGAATTATTCCCCCCTGCGGCGGTCCTCGACAGCGCGGAGTCGCCGGCGGAATTCCTGGCCGGGGACGCCCCGGACCGTCGGCGGCGGCAGCGGGTGGTGAAGGAGCTCCTGTTGCTGCGGGTGGCGACCGAGAACCGGGCCCTCGACCCGTTTCGCCTCCTGTTCGACGACGGCGAGCTGGCGCTCCGCTCCCCCTACCGGCGGGTGATGACGGCGCTGGAACGGGAGATCGGGAACGCACCCGCCGACCAGGCACTGGGGCTCACCCTTGCGGAACTCCTCCGCGCCCCCCTCAAGGCGTCGCCCGATTCTCTCGCTGGCCAGCTGGAGTACATCCGGAGCCACTGGGAGCCGTTTCTCCCTCCGGAGGTCATCGCCGAGGTGACCACCGCCTTCGGCATCGTGGCCGAGGAGACGCGGCCGCGATGGGAGGGAGCCGGACCGCCCCAGGTCCTGGAGTTCGGTCCGCGGGGCGGGTTTCTCGCTCCGGACGACCACTATCCGGAACCGGAACGGTTCTCTGCCGACGTCGACTGGATGCCGAACGTGGTCCTCATCGCCAAGATGGTCTACGTCTGGCTCGGTCAGCTGGCGAAGCAGTACGGGCGGGAGGTGACCCGCCTCGACCAGATCCCCGACGAGGAGCTCGACCTCCTCGCCCGCCGGGGATTCACCGGGCTGTGGCTCATCGGCATATGGGAACGTTCCGCCTCCTCCCAGCGGATCAAGCGACTCTGCGGCAACCCCGAGGCAATCTCCTCCGCCTACTCCCTCTTCGACTACACCATCGCCGCCGACCTCGGCGGCTGGGAGGCCCTCGGCAACCTCCGCGACCGGGCGCTGCAGCGCGGCATACGGCTGGCGAGCGACATGGTGCCGAATCACACCGGCATCTATTCGAAATGGACCATGGAGCACCCCGACTGGTTCATCCGGCTCGACTACCCCCCGTTTCCCACGTACACCTTCAACGGTCCCGACCTCTCCTCATCCCCCGAAATATCCCTCCACATCGAGGACGGCTACTGGGACAAGCGGGACGCGGCGGTGGTCTTCAAGCATTACGATCACCGTGACGGCCGCACCCGCTACATCTACCACGGCAACGACGGGACGAGCACTCCGTGGAACGACACCGCCCAGCTCGACTACCTCAACCCCGAGGTGCGGGAGGCGGTGATCCGGACCATCCTCCACGTGGCGCACCATTTCCCGATCATCCGCTTCGACGCCGCCATGACCCTTGCCAAGAAGCACTACCAGCGCCTCTGGTTTCCCCAGCCGGGGCTCGGCAGCGGCGTCCCCTCCCGGGCCGAGCACGGGCTGACGCGGGGCGCCTTCGACGCCGCCATGCCCGAGGAGTTCTGGCGCCAGGTGGTGGACCGGGTGGCGGCGGAGGCGCCGGATACGCTCCTGCTGGCGGAGGCGTTCTGGCTCATGGAGGGGTACTTCGTCCGGACCCTGGGGATGCACCGGGTCTACAACAGCGCCTTTATGAACATGCTCAAGCTGGAGGAGAACGCCAAGTACCGCCAGACCATCAAGAACGTCCTGGAGTTCAATCCCGAGATCCTCAAGCGCTTCGTCAACTTCATGAACAACCCCGACGAGCGGACCGCCGTGGAGCAGTTCGGCAAGGAGAAGAAGTACCTCGGCGCCGCGGTGCTGCTGGTCACCATGCCGGGACTCCCGATGTTCGGCCACGGCCAGGTGGAGGGATACCACGAGAAGTACGGCATGGAGTACCGGCGGGCATACTGGGACGAGCCGGTGGACGAGCACCTGGTGGCGGAACACGAGCGACTCATCTTCCCCCTGGTGCGTCGTCGGCGGCTCTTCTCGGGCTCCGAGGGGTTCATCCTCTACGACTTCTTCGTGGACGGCGTGGTGAACGAGGATGTCTTCGCGTACTCTAACCGCTTCGGCGACGAGCGCGGGATCGTCCTCTACCACAACCGGTACGCAGCCACCGCCGGATGGATCCGGAGCTCCACCGCCCGGGCCGTCTCCATCGACTCCGGCGAAACGGTCCTTGCCCAGACCACCCTCGGCGAGGCCCTCGGATTCAACCCCGACGGGAGGTATTACTACGTCTTCCGCGACTACGCCACCGGGCTCGAATATATCCGCCACGGCCGGGAGCTGTGCGAAAAGGGGATGTACGTGGAGCTCGAGGCATACGAATACCACGCCTTCCTCGACTTCCGGGAGATCCGCGACGACGACTTCGGCACCTGGGGCGCCCTCTGCTTCGGGCTTGAGGGGAGGGGGGCGCCGAGCATCGACGAGGAGGTGAAGCTCATCCGCTTTGCCCCCCTCGTGGAGGCATTCCGGGGGCTCTTCACCGGCGTGCCGGAGATCCTCGGCCTTCTGGCCGCCGCTCCCAAGGCCGGCCGACCCAGACAGAACGCCGCATTTGCCGCGGGGGTGAGGCAGTTTGCGGAACGCTTCGCCGAAGGCGCCGGTTCCGGAGAAGAGGCGCCGGCACTGGTCGAAGCCATCGACAGCGGTATCGGGCGGGCGCGCCGCCTCGTCGCCGAACCGGAACCGACCCCCTGGCGCGGTGTCGTCGGCACCCCGGCGGGGCAGTTCCTGCTCCTCATCCTGGTGGTGCTGGGGGGGGTGGACGACGCCGCTGCCGGCAAAGGGGGCGCTGCGGCGGGGGGACGGGCCGGCGAGTTCGGGCTCCTGCGCGCTCTGAACGACGTGGTGGCGGGGGGGGCGGAGGAGATCGACCTCCCCTGGACGGCCGCCGAGACGGCGAGCCTCATGGCGGTGATCCTGCGGCACCGGACGTTTTTTGCCGGAGAACGGGAGTCTGTAATGCGGAAGCTCCTGGCGGACCGGGATGCGGCGCGGTTCCTGGGGGTTCATGCGAGCGGCGGGGTCCGGTGGTTCGTGAAGGAGCGCTTCGAAGAGCTCCTCGCCTGGCTGACGCTGGCGGAGCTGGTGACCCGGCGCGAAGAGCTCCCCGCCCGCCGTCTGGCAGCGCTGACCGTGGCCGTTTCGGAACTCGCTGCCCGGGCCGCCGCCGGGGGATACCGGGTCGATCACCTGCTGGAGCCGGCGGGAAGCGAGGGGGCGGCCGCCGCGAAGGAGCGGGAGTGA
- a CDS encoding sensor histidine kinase codes for MRLTLIAKLSIATSAVLLLTMGLFSYINVEQLEKLLFEEAVSDADKLGETIVQTTHYHMLENNLKRAYQLIDEVASQRGIIERIRMINKFGLVTHSTDPKETGLYLDKKAEACSMCHAGSSPLVHATTMNRSRLFRNREGHEVLGMAKAIYNEERCYTAPCHFHPKEAKVLGVLDIIVSLDPMHRKVYAYRNEIIVLAILQVVLIALCLTFFTQRFVNRPVRRLVRHAHLVGEGTLDAKVEIKSRDELGELAEAFDDMTVNLKKAHDDLADWGKNLETKVEERSRELRTIQAQLVHSEKLASLGELVAGIAHEINNPLTGILVFASLLSSDTKLDPALKGDLELIVKETQRCAKIVRGLLDFSRESIPQKRPASLNEIMDATLTLVGNQSCFHDVQIVKEYNPDIPDMLLDPHQIEQVFINMLLNACHAIAGPGQIRLRTGFDRESAAAYAAISDTGCGIPDEIAGKIFDPFFTTKENRGTGLGLSVSYGIIEAHGGRIEVQSAVGVGTTFTVWLPLAHEGVLAEGDSTG; via the coding sequence GTGCGACTGACCCTCATCGCGAAGCTCTCCATCGCCACCAGCGCCGTCCTGCTCCTGACCATGGGGCTCTTCTCCTACATCAACGTCGAGCAGCTGGAAAAGCTCCTCTTCGAGGAAGCGGTAAGCGATGCCGACAAGCTGGGGGAGACCATCGTCCAAACCACCCACTACCACATGCTGGAGAACAACCTGAAACGGGCCTACCAGCTCATCGACGAAGTCGCCAGCCAGCGCGGGATCATCGAGCGGATACGGATGATCAACAAGTTCGGACTTGTCACCCACTCCACCGACCCGAAGGAGACCGGCCTCTACCTCGACAAGAAGGCCGAGGCGTGCAGCATGTGCCACGCGGGCTCGTCGCCCCTCGTCCATGCCACCACCATGAACCGGAGCAGGCTCTTCCGGAACCGGGAGGGGCACGAGGTCCTCGGCATGGCGAAGGCGATCTACAACGAGGAGCGGTGCTACACCGCGCCATGCCACTTCCATCCGAAGGAGGCGAAGGTCCTCGGGGTTCTCGACATCATCGTCTCCCTCGACCCGATGCACCGCAAGGTCTACGCCTACCGCAACGAGATCATCGTCCTCGCCATCCTCCAGGTCGTGCTCATCGCCCTCTGCCTCACCTTCTTCACCCAGCGCTTCGTCAACCGGCCGGTCCGCCGCCTCGTGCGCCACGCCCACCTCGTCGGCGAGGGGACGCTGGACGCCAAGGTGGAGATCAAATCCCGCGATGAACTGGGGGAGCTCGCCGAGGCGTTCGACGATATGACCGTCAACCTCAAGAAGGCCCACGACGATCTGGCCGACTGGGGGAAAAACCTCGAAACGAAGGTGGAGGAACGGTCCCGGGAGCTCCGGACCATCCAGGCCCAGCTCGTCCATTCGGAAAAGCTGGCCTCCCTCGGAGAACTGGTGGCGGGGATTGCCCACGAGATCAACAACCCCCTCACCGGCATCCTCGTTTTTGCGTCGCTTCTCTCCAGCGACACGAAACTCGACCCGGCTCTTAAGGGAGATCTGGAGCTGATCGTCAAGGAGACCCAGCGCTGCGCCAAGATCGTCAGGGGGCTCCTCGACTTCTCCCGGGAATCGATCCCCCAGAAGCGCCCCGCCTCCCTCAACGAGATCATGGACGCCACCCTGACGCTGGTGGGAAACCAGTCGTGCTTCCACGACGTACAGATCGTCAAGGAGTACAATCCGGACATTCCGGATATGTTGCTCGATCCGCACCAGATCGAACAGGTCTTCATCAACATGCTCCTGAACGCCTGCCACGCCATCGCCGGTCCGGGGCAGATCAGGCTCAGGACCGGTTTCGACCGCGAGAGCGCCGCGGCCTACGCCGCCATCAGCGATACCGGCTGCGGAATCCCCGACGAGATCGCCGGCAAGATCTTCGACCCCTTCTTCACCACCAAGGAAAACCGGGGGACCGGCCTGGGGCTTTCGGTCTCCTACGGCATCATCGAGGCCCACGGCGGGAGGATCGAGGTGCAGAGCGCCGTGGGGGTCGGCACGACCTTCACCGTCTGGCTTCCCCTCGCGCACGAAGGGGTACTGGCAGAAGGAGACTCAACCGGATAA
- a CDS encoding sigma-54-dependent transcriptional regulator produces MENIDVLVVDDEAVIREGLRRILEKEGFHVESSASGQIALERMQDENFGLVITDLKMPGMSGMEVLKAIKVLQPEVPVIIITGFSTVDTAVEAMKNGAFDYIAKPFTPDQIIEKVRKALAQRAVLLENIFLKKELGEHHGFDLFVGESKEMQKVYRRIIQVAPTDSTVLITGESGTGKELVARAIHNNSHRRENPFVAVDCTSLAENLLESELFGHIKGSFTGAIQTKTGLFKVADGGTLFLDEISNISLTTQAKLLRVLQEREITPIGGTQPVPIDIRLVAATNKNLRTLVSQGTFREDLFFRLNIIPIDLPPLRERTGDLPQLLGHFLATFSEEMGKEIRGLAPDALALLEEYTFPGNVRELENIIERAVVLAEGDLIQKEDLELRVAGGETGGGLGGYVPQNVDELKETKRQIRERAVEPVEKAFVLQALKRNNWNITRAAEETGMLRPNFQALLKKLRISVRNQMSN; encoded by the coding sequence ATGGAGAACATCGATGTCCTCGTGGTTGACGATGAGGCGGTAATACGCGAGGGGCTGCGGCGAATCCTGGAGAAGGAAGGGTTTCACGTGGAGAGCTCCGCCAGCGGGCAGATTGCCCTGGAGCGGATGCAGGATGAAAACTTCGGCCTGGTGATCACCGACCTGAAGATGCCCGGCATGAGCGGGATGGAGGTCCTGAAGGCGATCAAGGTCCTGCAGCCGGAAGTCCCGGTCATCATCATCACCGGGTTTTCCACCGTCGACACGGCCGTGGAGGCGATGAAGAACGGTGCCTTCGACTATATCGCCAAACCATTCACCCCCGACCAGATCATCGAGAAGGTCCGCAAGGCCCTCGCCCAGCGTGCGGTTCTGCTGGAGAACATCTTTCTGAAGAAGGAGCTGGGGGAGCACCACGGCTTCGATCTGTTCGTGGGTGAGAGCAAGGAGATGCAGAAGGTCTACCGCCGCATCATCCAGGTGGCCCCCACCGACAGCACCGTCCTCATCACCGGCGAGAGCGGCACCGGCAAAGAGCTCGTCGCCCGGGCGATCCACAACAACAGTCACCGGCGGGAGAATCCGTTCGTGGCGGTGGACTGCACCTCCCTGGCGGAGAATCTCCTGGAGAGCGAGCTCTTCGGCCACATCAAGGGGTCGTTCACCGGCGCCATCCAGACCAAGACCGGCCTCTTCAAGGTGGCCGACGGCGGCACTCTCTTCCTCGATGAGATCTCCAATATCAGCCTCACCACCCAGGCGAAGCTCCTGCGGGTCCTCCAGGAGCGGGAGATCACCCCCATCGGCGGCACCCAGCCGGTTCCCATCGACATCCGCCTCGTGGCCGCCACCAACAAGAACCTCCGGACCCTGGTCTCCCAGGGGACCTTCCGCGAAGACCTCTTTTTCCGTCTCAACATCATTCCCATTGACCTCCCCCCCCTGCGGGAGCGCACGGGAGACCTGCCGCAGCTGCTCGGGCACTTCCTGGCGACCTTCTCCGAGGAGATGGGGAAAGAGATTCGTGGACTCGCCCCCGACGCCCTGGCTCTGCTGGAGGAGTACACCTTCCCCGGCAACGTGCGGGAACTGGAGAACATCATCGAGCGGGCGGTGGTCCTTGCCGAAGGGGACCTGATCCAGAAGGAGGACCTGGAGCTGCGGGTGGCGGGGGGCGAGACCGGCGGCGGCCTTGGGGGGTACGTTCCGCAGAACGTGGACGAACTCAAGGAGACCAAGCGGCAGATCCGGGAGCGGGCGGTGGAGCCGGTCGAGAAGGCATTCGTGCTGCAGGCCCTCAAGCGCAACAACTGGAACATCACCCGGGCCGCCGAGGAGACCGGGATGTTGCGTCCCAACTTCCAGGCGCTGCTGAAGAAATTGCGGATTTCGGTCCGCAACCAGATGAGCAACTGA
- a CDS encoding response regulator, which produces MLGLLIADNDTEARKQLADLFIEAGYNVIVTNSAANALYGILKKTAQVVIIGSEFDEFKAGELIPLLKKCNRNLTIILVSDDASLPVIRKLRREGIFYHALKPVQPEDKEEIRLAVRCAFDSLMSCRPAR; this is translated from the coding sequence ATGTTAGGACTTCTCATAGCAGATAACGACACGGAGGCCCGCAAACAGCTGGCGGACCTCTTCATCGAGGCGGGCTACAACGTCATCGTCACCAACTCGGCGGCCAACGCCCTCTACGGAATCCTCAAGAAGACCGCCCAGGTGGTCATCATCGGCAGCGAGTTCGACGAGTTCAAGGCGGGGGAACTGATCCCGCTGCTCAAGAAGTGCAACCGCAACCTGACGATCATCCTCGTCTCCGACGACGCCTCGCTCCCGGTGATCCGCAAACTGCGCCGGGAAGGGATCTTCTACCACGCCCTCAAGCCGGTGCAACCGGAAGACAAGGAAGAGATCCGCCTGGCGGTGCGGTGCGCCTTCGACAGCCTCATGAGCTGCCGGCCGGCCCGCTGA
- a CDS encoding cytochrome c3 family protein, with product MFTLRSTLLAVSLLGIVTAGALAADKPEDQCLGCHGDRNISGKSGSHIYIDPQQYTRTTHAVIGCTSCHEAVTASHPDDGIRPSRATCKECHGPVQKEYAASLHVNNAGCADCHNPHAVRQPVTVSGREMNAMCAKCHDTARMVTVHDKWLPQSDLHLDALPCITCHTGSRNYVITMYIEKRAGDKPHGDFKVATYQDLSQLLPGDKDVKSLIDANGDNFISLAELRNFNRNAKHDNMRLWGMMTPEKMTHSYQILDNRWDCTFCHASGPRAMQTSFVSFPDKNGTFTRVAVEKGAILDLLYGTPDFYMMGSTRSTALSIVGGLIICGGMAFAGVHGTFRFLTRNNRKEH from the coding sequence ATGTTCACGCTACGCTCGACACTTCTGGCGGTTTCGCTTCTGGGCATCGTCACCGCCGGCGCTCTTGCGGCGGACAAACCGGAAGACCAGTGCCTCGGCTGCCACGGCGACCGGAACATCAGCGGCAAAAGCGGCTCCCATATCTACATCGACCCGCAGCAGTATACCCGGACGACCCATGCGGTCATCGGCTGCACCTCGTGCCACGAAGCGGTGACCGCCAGCCACCCGGATGACGGGATCAGGCCGTCGCGGGCCACCTGCAAGGAGTGCCACGGTCCGGTACAGAAGGAGTACGCCGCCAGTCTCCACGTCAACAACGCCGGCTGCGCCGACTGCCACAACCCCCATGCGGTGAGGCAACCGGTGACGGTCTCGGGGCGCGAGATGAACGCCATGTGCGCCAAGTGTCACGACACGGCCCGAATGGTCACGGTACACGACAAGTGGCTTCCCCAGTCCGATCTTCATCTCGACGCGCTGCCGTGCATCACCTGCCATACCGGTTCCCGGAATTACGTGATCACGATGTACATCGAGAAGCGGGCGGGGGACAAGCCCCACGGCGACTTCAAGGTTGCGACCTACCAGGACCTCTCCCAGCTCCTCCCGGGCGATAAGGATGTGAAATCCCTTATCGACGCCAACGGCGACAACTTCATCTCCCTGGCCGAGCTCCGTAACTTCAACCGGAACGCCAAACATGACAACATGCGCCTCTGGGGGATGATGACCCCCGAGAAGATGACCCACAGCTATCAGATCCTCGACAACCGCTGGGACTGCACCTTCTGCCACGCCTCCGGACCCCGCGCCATGCAGACGAGCTTCGTCTCCTTCCCGGACAAGAACGGTACCTTCACCCGGGTCGCCGTCGAGAAGGGAGCCATCCTCGACCTCCTCTACGGCACCCCCGACTTCTACATGATGGGATCCACCCGCAGCACGGCCCTCTCCATCGTCGGCGGCCTGATCATCTGCGGCGGGATGGCCTTCGCCGGGGTCCACGGGACGTTCCGATTCCTGACCAGAAACAACAGAAAGGAGCACTGA
- a CDS encoding cytochrome b/b6 domain-containing protein produces MSGHSDQKEFIYLTPMPVRIWHWINALGIVTLCITGIQIRFPEYVNIFGSYKAAIRLHNTAGITVSIFYAVWLCYYLIVKGNLFRLYVPNTYDLKMGIFRQVLFYFYHFFKGGPSPHHATPDDKFNPMQKVAYMGLMLALMPLVIATGILILNVAPLRELIILIGGIKILVSAHFLIACCFFAFLFVHVYLATMGHTPLAHFKPMWDGWEEVEHH; encoded by the coding sequence ATGAGTGGCCACAGCGACCAGAAAGAATTCATCTACCTCACCCCGATGCCGGTCAGGATCTGGCACTGGATCAACGCCCTCGGGATCGTCACCCTTTGCATCACCGGCATCCAGATCCGGTTCCCCGAATACGTCAACATCTTCGGGAGCTACAAAGCGGCCATCCGGCTCCACAACACCGCCGGGATCACCGTCTCCATCTTCTACGCCGTCTGGCTCTGCTACTACCTCATCGTCAAGGGGAACCTGTTCCGGCTCTACGTCCCCAACACCTATGACCTGAAAATGGGGATATTCCGGCAGGTCCTCTTCTACTTCTACCACTTCTTCAAGGGGGGGCCGAGTCCCCACCACGCCACCCCCGACGACAAGTTCAATCCGATGCAGAAGGTGGCTTACATGGGACTCATGCTGGCCCTGATGCCACTGGTAATCGCAACCGGCATCCTCATCCTGAACGTGGCGCCGCTGCGCGAGTTGATCATCCTGATCGGTGGAATCAAGATCCTGGTAAGCGCCCACTTCCTCATCGCCTGCTGCTTCTTCGCCTTCCTCTTCGTCCATGTCTACCTCGCCACCATGGGGCACACCCCTTTGGCCCACTTCAAACCGATGTGGGACGGCTGGGAGGAGGTGGAGCACCACTAG
- a CDS encoding cytochrome c3 family protein — translation MRLRCTFLLAAGMVIFGGLAFAITIKDVTFSTTDAGKVVFSHKVHIGKKGIENNCKACHPAIFDMRKKVTRTMAEMEKGKSCGACHNGKEAFPLKECGHCHAVKEITYKVKATGPTPFSHKKHLAAFADCGACHPKLFKAGRNKPATMADMEQGKSCGACHNGKTAFSVGECASCHTVKEVGITSRETGRIIFSHKMHAGKLKCGECHNKLFTPGRSKPVGMAAMEKGKSCGACHNGKAAFSVKECSKCHPVHDVAFKVSGAGPVKFSHTVHLGMYSCNDCHTKIFKAGRSTKVVTMAEMEKKKSCGACHDGKTAFSVRDSCVKCHDM, via the coding sequence ATGAGACTGCGCTGCACCTTTCTCCTCGCGGCAGGAATGGTCATCTTCGGAGGCCTTGCCTTCGCGATCACCATCAAGGACGTGACCTTCTCCACCACGGACGCCGGCAAGGTGGTCTTCAGCCACAAGGTCCACATCGGCAAAAAGGGGATCGAAAACAACTGCAAGGCCTGCCACCCCGCCATCTTCGACATGAGGAAAAAGGTCACCCGCACCATGGCCGAGATGGAAAAAGGGAAGTCGTGCGGTGCCTGCCACAACGGCAAGGAGGCATTCCCCCTCAAGGAGTGCGGCCACTGCCACGCCGTGAAGGAGATCACCTACAAGGTGAAGGCCACGGGCCCGACCCCCTTCAGTCACAAGAAGCACCTGGCGGCGTTCGCCGACTGCGGGGCCTGCCATCCGAAGCTCTTCAAGGCGGGGCGGAACAAGCCGGCCACCATGGCTGACATGGAGCAGGGAAAATCGTGCGGTGCCTGCCACAACGGCAAGACCGCCTTCAGCGTGGGCGAATGTGCATCCTGCCACACCGTGAAAGAGGTGGGGATCACCTCCCGCGAGACCGGCAGGATCATCTTCAGCCACAAGATGCACGCCGGCAAGCTCAAGTGCGGCGAATGCCACAACAAGCTCTTCACCCCCGGCCGGAGCAAACCGGTCGGCATGGCCGCCATGGAAAAAGGGAAGTCGTGCGGTGCCTGCCACAACGGCAAGGCGGCCTTCAGCGTGAAAGAGTGTTCCAAATGCCATCCCGTCCATGATGTCGCCTTCAAGGTCTCCGGGGCCGGGCCGGTGAAGTTCAGCCACACCGTCCACCTGGGTATGTACTCGTGCAACGACTGCCACACCAAGATCTTCAAGGCGGGGAGAAGCACGAAGGTCGTCACCATGGCCGAGATGGAGAAGAAGAAATCGTGCGGCGCCTGTCATGACGGCAAGACCGCCTTCAGTGTCCGCGACTCCTGCGTCAAGTGCCACGACATGTAA